One Solibacillus isronensis DNA segment encodes these proteins:
- a CDS encoding heptaprenylglyceryl phosphate synthase: MEYLNWRHVFKLDPAKEISDEALEQICESGTDVILVGGTDDVTLDGVLDLLVRVRRFSVPIALEISNVDSITPGYDYYFIPSVLNSRDTKWVKDMHHEAIKEYGDVLIWEELVAEGYCILNPDCKVAQVTDAKTDLTVEDVVAYARMAENYFKLPIFYLEYSGAYGDIEMVKATAEVLNETKLFYGGGITSVEQAKEMAAHANTVVVGNIIYDDLKAALKTVQAVKSVI; this comes from the coding sequence ATGGAATATTTAAACTGGAGACATGTATTTAAACTGGACCCTGCAAAGGAAATTTCGGATGAGGCATTAGAGCAGATTTGCGAATCGGGTACGGATGTTATTTTAGTTGGCGGGACAGATGATGTGACGTTGGATGGCGTTTTGGATTTGCTCGTCCGTGTCCGTCGTTTTTCAGTACCGATAGCGCTTGAAATTTCAAATGTCGATAGCATTACACCAGGATATGATTATTATTTCATACCGTCCGTGTTGAATAGTCGAGATACAAAATGGGTGAAAGATATGCATCATGAAGCGATTAAAGAATACGGCGATGTACTGATTTGGGAAGAGCTTGTAGCGGAGGGCTACTGTATATTGAATCCGGATTGTAAAGTAGCACAAGTAACAGATGCGAAAACGGATTTGACGGTGGAAGATGTTGTGGCATATGCACGAATGGCCGAAAACTATTTTAAATTGCCGATTTTTTATTTGGAGTACAGCGGTGCATATGGTGATATCGAGATGGTGAAGGCAACAGCCGAAGTATTAAATGAAACAAAGCTCTTCTACGGAGGCGGCATTACGTCCGTAGAACAGGCGAAGGAAATGGCTGCACATGCTAATACCGTAGTTGTCGGAAATATTATTTATGATGACTTAAAAGCGGCATTAAAAACCGTACAAGCAGTAAAAAGTGTTATATAA
- a CDS encoding YerC/YecD family TrpR-related protein, with protein sequence MQIEKIRGHQTDQLFKAVLELKDIEECYKFFDDLCTISEIQSLAQRFEVAHLLRLKKTYETIKKETGASTATISRVRRCFDYGNDTYDEMLGRLYPDEKPFTSK encoded by the coding sequence ATGCAAATTGAAAAAATTCGCGGTCATCAAACAGATCAGTTGTTTAAAGCTGTCCTAGAGTTAAAAGATATTGAGGAATGCTATAAATTTTTCGATGACTTGTGCACGATTAGTGAAATTCAGTCGTTGGCACAGCGATTTGAAGTTGCACATTTATTACGTTTGAAAAAAACGTATGAAACAATTAAAAAGGAAACAGGTGCGTCAACAGCAACAATTTCCCGTGTACGCCGTTGCTTTGACTACGGAAATGACACTTATGATGAAATGCTGGGCCGTCTTTATCCAGACGAAAAGCCATTTACGTCAAAGTAA
- a CDS encoding DUF3048 domain-containing protein, which produces MKRSIFMLALLGITLTTGCSDKERTEEPVVEIEETEVEEDIIVAEAEEILPFVTPFTGERVAEEVTMRPILATINNHPQARPQSGLAQADIIYEMLAEGDVTRFLALYQSELPESIGPIRSARSYFIDIAKGLDAFYIAHGYSPEAKSMLAQRVVDNINGMHYDGTYFKRSSTRVAPHNSYISGENVKAGAEKVGTSLLYQKKVSYPFYEAEDNVKIGTTANEVSMKYNNSGSFNSQYVYNAETNQYKRYSANVETIDYETNESIELANILFFEMPHRIVDNAGRREITITGGGNAYVAQAGTIREVKWENADGLLVAVEEDGSEVKLVQGKTWIHFVPTSPGLAASVIYSE; this is translated from the coding sequence ATGAAACGCAGTATATTTATGTTAGCATTATTAGGTATAACCTTAACGACAGGTTGTTCCGATAAAGAACGAACAGAGGAGCCTGTTGTAGAGATAGAAGAAACAGAAGTAGAGGAAGATATTATTGTTGCGGAAGCGGAAGAAATACTGCCATTTGTTACACCATTTACAGGGGAACGTGTAGCAGAAGAAGTGACGATGCGTCCAATACTTGCAACGATTAATAACCATCCGCAGGCACGTCCTCAATCTGGACTTGCACAGGCGGATATTATATATGAAATGCTGGCGGAAGGTGATGTGACACGCTTTTTAGCACTTTACCAGTCCGAACTTCCTGAATCTATCGGACCGATTCGCAGTGCGCGGTCGTACTTCATTGATATCGCAAAAGGACTGGACGCATTTTATATTGCACACGGATACAGTCCTGAAGCGAAATCGATGCTTGCACAGAGAGTTGTCGATAATATAAATGGAATGCACTATGATGGTACTTACTTTAAACGTTCATCAACACGGGTCGCTCCACACAATTCCTATATTTCGGGCGAAAATGTAAAGGCCGGTGCCGAAAAAGTAGGGACTTCACTACTTTATCAGAAAAAAGTGTCCTACCCATTTTATGAAGCCGAAGATAATGTTAAAATAGGAACAACGGCTAATGAAGTATCGATGAAATACAATAATAGCGGTTCATTTAACAGTCAGTATGTTTACAATGCCGAAACGAATCAGTACAAGCGTTATTCTGCAAATGTAGAAACAATCGATTACGAAACAAATGAATCCATCGAATTAGCCAATATTTTATTTTTTGAAATGCCTCATCGAATTGTAGACAATGCGGGTCGACGCGAAATTACAATTACGGGTGGTGGCAATGCGTATGTAGCTCAAGCGGGGACGATACGTGAAGTGAAATGGGAAAATGCAGATGGCCTGCTGGTGGCAGTCGAAGAAGATGGATCGGAAGTAAAGTTAGTTCAAGGAAAGACATGGATACATTTCGTACCAACATCTCCAGGTTTAGCGGCATCTGTTATATATTCAGAGTAG
- a CDS encoding adenine deaminase C-terminal domain-containing protein: MPEISWKLSNIREQVSIIDGHAAPSLVLKNAKYLHSMMKSWVTGNIWISNDRIVYVGKELPASVEGTEVIDLAGKVVVPGYIEPHVHPFQLYNPHSFAEFSAQTGTTTFISDNMTLVSLMKNKKAFSFMDELAKLPFSFYWWSRFDSQTELENERELYSNASVLEWLDRHDVLLGGELTGWPRLMRGDDQMLYWIQAAKHKGKKVEGHLPGASEKTLAKMRLLGVDGDHESMTIEDIEARLQHGYAVTLRYSSIRPDLPHLLKAVVDKGYEIFDQLMMTTDGSTPSFHEDGVMDKCIRAALEAGVRPVDAYNMASYNVARYYNMTNLHGLLATGRYANINILSDEYSPTPEAVISKGVWLKRDNNDLKAFPEVDLSLFGDLKIDFDLHEGDFQFSMPIGVEMVNDVITKPYSIKNLGHHHHTLSTEHDESYLMLVDRNGKWRINTMIKGFATHVKGFASSYSNTGDIILIGKSMHDMQRAFRELKKMNGGIVLVEDDQIVTSIPLTLAGSIFDGTVNEVIPLELALKSALKKRGYHHTDAIYTLLFLQSTHLPYIRITTRGIFDVMKNKVMLPAVMR; the protein is encoded by the coding sequence ATGCCGGAAATTAGTTGGAAGTTAAGTAATATTCGAGAGCAAGTGAGTATCATTGATGGGCATGCTGCTCCGAGTCTAGTTTTAAAAAATGCAAAGTACTTACATAGTATGATGAAAAGTTGGGTAACAGGAAACATCTGGATATCCAATGACCGCATCGTTTATGTCGGGAAGGAACTGCCTGCAAGTGTAGAAGGGACAGAGGTTATTGATCTGGCCGGAAAAGTAGTAGTACCAGGTTATATTGAGCCGCATGTACACCCTTTTCAATTATACAATCCCCATAGCTTTGCAGAATTCAGTGCACAGACAGGCACAACTACATTCATTTCAGACAATATGACACTTGTTTCATTAATGAAAAATAAGAAAGCGTTTTCTTTTATGGATGAGCTTGCTAAATTGCCATTTTCATTTTACTGGTGGAGTCGCTTCGATTCACAAACGGAGCTTGAAAATGAAAGGGAACTATATTCAAATGCCTCCGTATTGGAATGGCTTGACCGTCATGACGTACTGCTCGGCGGGGAACTTACAGGATGGCCTCGTCTGATGCGCGGGGATGATCAAATGCTCTACTGGATTCAGGCAGCTAAGCATAAGGGAAAAAAAGTCGAAGGGCATTTACCGGGAGCATCCGAAAAAACGTTGGCTAAAATGCGTTTACTAGGAGTCGATGGTGACCATGAATCAATGACGATTGAAGATATCGAAGCACGTTTGCAGCATGGTTATGCTGTTACTCTCCGTTATTCTTCAATTCGCCCGGATTTGCCGCATTTATTAAAAGCGGTTGTCGATAAAGGCTACGAAATATTTGATCAGTTAATGATGACGACAGATGGATCCACACCGAGCTTCCATGAAGATGGTGTGATGGATAAATGTATAAGGGCTGCCCTTGAAGCAGGTGTACGTCCGGTTGACGCTTATAATATGGCAAGTTATAATGTTGCGCGCTATTATAATATGACAAATCTGCATGGGCTGCTTGCTACAGGGCGTTATGCAAATATTAATATTTTGTCGGATGAATATTCTCCGACACCTGAAGCAGTCATTTCAAAAGGAGTATGGCTAAAGCGCGACAATAATGATTTGAAAGCATTCCCGGAAGTAGACTTATCACTATTCGGTGATTTGAAAATTGATTTTGATTTGCATGAAGGAGATTTTCAATTTTCGATGCCGATTGGCGTTGAAATGGTGAATGATGTTATTACGAAGCCTTATAGTATAAAAAATCTCGGACATCATCATCATACCTTATCTACAGAACATGATGAAAGCTATTTAATGCTTGTCGACCGAAACGGGAAATGGCGCATTAATACGATGATTAAAGGATTTGCTACTCATGTAAAAGGCTTTGCTTCATCGTATTCAAATACTGGAGATATAATTTTAATCGGAAAATCGATGCACGATATGCAGCGTGCGTTCCGAGAACTGAAGAAAATGAATGGCGGGATTGTGCTTGTTGAAGATGATCAAATCGTAACAAGTATTCCTTTGACATTGGCCGGCTCTATTTTCGATGGGACAGTTAATGAAGTAATTCCGCTAGAACTGGCATTGAAGAGTGCTTTGAAAAAACGTGGTTATCACCATACAGATGCAATTTACACATTGCTGTTTTTACAATCGACACATTTACCATATATTCGAATTACGACGCGTGGGATTTTTGATGTCATGAAAAATAAGGTTATGCTACCTGCTGTAATGCGATAA
- a CDS encoding YgaP-like transmembrane domain, with amino-acid sequence MLTPNISETNAFIRMMCGVAMTAFGVGRIAHKPQCTVGRMMILAGSMKVAEGYYQYCPVVAMAKSEQMNEMMPVND; translated from the coding sequence TTGCTAACCCCCAATATTTCTGAAACAAACGCTTTTATCCGTATGATGTGCGGTGTTGCAATGACCGCATTCGGTGTTGGGAGAATCGCTCATAAACCTCAATGTACAGTTGGCCGTATGATGATTCTTGCCGGTTCGATGAAAGTGGCGGAAGGATATTATCAATATTGTCCAGTAGTTGCAATGGCCAAATCAGAACAAATGAACGAAATGATGCCCGTCAATGATTAA
- a CDS encoding exosporium glycoprotein BclB-related protein, with the protein MCMCSKSMNIGNLHPCGSNCVNLGPFRAVRPGCTPPNTGSIIPFSSGITPVVLTTLVGGLVGTTSLIGFGTAVPGITIVGNTIDLSGVATEAFAVPRNGSITAISASFTALAAVDLGLGSVSVTAQIYRAPAGSSVFTATNARVTLTPPFTGLITLGQTSYGSSNVPPVPVAQGDRLLMVYSIAGTGVTLAAALTGTASAGITIS; encoded by the coding sequence ATGTGTATGTGTTCTAAAAGTATGAATATTGGTAATTTACATCCATGTGGATCAAACTGCGTTAACTTAGGACCATTCAGAGCTGTAAGACCGGGTTGTACACCACCAAATACAGGGTCAATCATTCCATTCTCTTCTGGTATTACGCCAGTGGTATTAACTACGCTTGTTGGGGGATTAGTGGGTACAACAAGTTTAATTGGATTTGGTACTGCGGTTCCTGGAATTACAATTGTAGGGAATACAATTGACCTATCAGGTGTTGCTACTGAAGCTTTCGCAGTTCCACGCAATGGTAGTATTACAGCAATCTCCGCATCATTCACTGCACTAGCTGCCGTTGATCTTGGTTTAGGATCTGTATCGGTTACTGCTCAAATTTACCGTGCACCTGCAGGAAGTTCAGTATTCACTGCTACAAATGCTAGAGTTACGCTGACACCGCCATTTACAGGGCTTATAACTCTTGGCCAAACATCATATGGATCATCAAATGTGCCACCGGTTCCTGTAGCACAAGGTGACCGTTTATTAATGGTTTACTCAATTGCCGGAACAGGAGTTACATTAGCTGCTGCACTGACAGGTACGGCAAGTGCTGGTATTACAATTTCATAA